The following proteins come from a genomic window of Aquimarina sp. MAR_2010_214:
- a CDS encoding NAD(P)/FAD-dependent oxidoreductase, whose product MIKTDILIIGAGPTGLFTVFEAGLLKLKTHLIDALPQPGGQCSEIYPKKPIYDIPGFPEILAGELVDNLMEQIKPFKPGFTLGERAETIEKLEDDTFLVTTNKGTKHNAPVVAIAGGLGSFEPRKPPIPNITDFEDKGVAYIIRDPEVYRDKRVVIAGGGDSALDWSIFLADVASEVTLVHRRNEFRGALDSVERVAELSKLGKVNLITEAEVKELKGDDHVTAVGIKHKTKGEIILDTDYFIPLFGLSPKLGPIGDWGLEIEKNAIKVDNSYDYQTNIPGIYAIGDVNTYKGKLKLILSGFHEAAIMCQSAYQRIFPDKKYVMKYTTVGGVEGFDGTKKEAKKEVVKAIN is encoded by the coding sequence TTGATGCTTTGCCACAACCAGGTGGGCAATGTTCAGAGATATATCCTAAAAAACCAATTTATGATATTCCTGGGTTTCCAGAGATATTAGCAGGAGAACTGGTAGATAACTTAATGGAGCAAATAAAGCCATTTAAGCCTGGATTTACCCTAGGTGAAAGAGCAGAAACTATCGAGAAGTTAGAAGATGATACGTTTTTGGTAACTACTAATAAAGGAACAAAACATAATGCACCGGTAGTTGCAATTGCTGGAGGGTTAGGTTCTTTTGAACCTCGTAAACCACCTATCCCAAATATTACTGATTTTGAAGATAAAGGAGTCGCTTATATTATACGTGATCCAGAAGTATATAGAGATAAACGAGTTGTAATTGCAGGTGGAGGAGATTCTGCTCTGGATTGGTCAATTTTCCTGGCAGATGTGGCTAGTGAGGTAACCTTGGTGCATAGAAGAAATGAATTTAGAGGAGCTTTGGACTCAGTAGAACGAGTGGCAGAACTTTCTAAGTTAGGAAAAGTAAACCTGATCACCGAAGCAGAAGTTAAAGAATTAAAAGGAGATGATCACGTTACTGCTGTTGGTATAAAACATAAAACAAAAGGTGAAATTATTTTGGACACAGATTATTTCATTCCTTTATTTGGGTTATCACCAAAATTAGGACCAATAGGAGATTGGGGATTAGAAATCGAAAAAAATGCGATTAAAGTAGATAATTCGTATGATTATCAAACTAATATCCCAGGGATTTATGCTATTGGTGATGTAAATACATATAAAGGAAAACTAAAACTTATTCTTTCAGGTTTTCATGAAGCAGCTATTATGTGTCAAAGTGCCTACCAAAGAATTTTTCCAGATAAAAAGTATGTAATGAAATATACAACTGTTGGAGGAGTAGAAGGATTTGATGGAACTAAAAAAGAGGCTAAAAAAGAAGTGGTGAAAGCCATTAACTAG
- a CDS encoding DUF5009 domain-containing protein — MRITSIDIFRALTMVLMIWVNDFWTLTEVPKWLEHATASEDYMGLSDIVFPLFLFIVGLSIPYAIENRLAKKESKALIAKHIIIRSLSLLLIGFFMVNYETAHHQSILIGKYFWGLLMVISVFLIWMNWKRSPVQKKWHIYFRILGLGILLFLAVIYNGDPKGESWMKIQWWGILGLIGWAYIINGLIYLYSKGNMITIIVLWIIFNVFSVLNQTNEIVFENDIVTIFSTLYTGTIPAFTTAGILATLIFKKLLKTNEKWCYISLIGLGVINIIYGIATRPYWGISKIQGTPSWLAICTGISFLVFIILYYIADIKKQINWAIIIAPAGTATLTCYMLPCFIYPICVMTNIELPDVLSSSIIGLFKSFVFSLLVVIFAGWLEQKRYKLKL; from the coding sequence ATGAGAATAACATCGATAGATATTTTTAGAGCTTTGACAATGGTTTTAATGATTTGGGTGAATGATTTCTGGACACTTACAGAAGTTCCTAAATGGCTTGAACATGCAACTGCCAGCGAAGATTATATGGGACTTTCTGATATTGTCTTTCCTTTGTTTTTGTTTATCGTAGGCCTTAGTATTCCTTATGCAATCGAAAATAGACTTGCTAAAAAGGAAAGTAAAGCTTTAATCGCAAAGCATATAATTATAAGATCTTTATCATTATTGTTAATTGGCTTTTTTATGGTAAACTATGAAACAGCACACCACCAAAGTATTCTTATTGGTAAATACTTTTGGGGTTTACTAATGGTGATATCCGTATTCTTAATTTGGATGAATTGGAAGAGAAGCCCAGTTCAAAAAAAATGGCATATTTATTTTAGAATTTTGGGATTAGGAATACTCCTTTTTTTAGCGGTAATATATAATGGAGACCCTAAGGGAGAGAGCTGGATGAAAATACAATGGTGGGGTATTTTGGGACTTATAGGATGGGCTTATATTATAAACGGATTAATATATCTATATAGTAAAGGAAACATGATAACGATTATTGTTTTATGGATAATTTTTAATGTATTTTCTGTATTAAATCAGACTAATGAAATAGTTTTTGAAAATGATATCGTTACTATTTTTTCAACACTATATACAGGTACTATTCCTGCATTTACTACTGCAGGTATTCTAGCAACACTAATATTCAAAAAATTATTGAAAACAAATGAAAAATGGTGCTATATAAGTTTAATAGGACTAGGAGTAATTAATATTATTTATGGAATAGCGACCAGACCGTATTGGGGGATTTCTAAAATACAAGGAACACCTTCCTGGTTGGCTATCTGTACGGGTATAAGTTTTCTTGTGTTCATCATATTATATTATATTGCAGATATAAAAAAACAAATAAATTGGGCAATAATAATTGCTCCAGCCGGTACAGCAACGTTGACATGTTATATGCTTCCTTGTTTTATATATCCAATTTGTGTCATGACCAATATTGAGCTTCCAGATGTATTAAGTTCTTCAATTATAGGCCTATTCAAATCTTTTGTTTTTTCTTTATTAGTAGTCATTTTTGCAGGCTGGTTAGAACAAAAACGATACAAGCTAAAACTATAA
- a CDS encoding 2Fe-2S iron-sulfur cluster-binding protein translates to MSDITIKIKDREGVVHEIQAPTDMAMNLMEVCKAYELPVEGTCGGMAMCASCQCYILSDHELPEMGQDEDLMLAEAFYVEDNSRLGCQIPITPELDGLEIELAPES, encoded by the coding sequence ATGTCTGATATTACTATAAAGATAAAAGATAGAGAAGGTGTAGTACATGAGATACAAGCACCTACAGATATGGCAATGAATTTAATGGAAGTTTGCAAAGCTTATGAATTGCCAGTAGAAGGAACTTGCGGTGGAATGGCCATGTGTGCTTCTTGTCAATGCTATATTTTATCTGATCACGAATTACCAGAAATGGGACAGGACGAAGATTTGATGTTGGCAGAAGCCTTTTATGTAGAGGATAATAGTAGGTTAGGATGTCAAATCCCGATTACTCCAGAGTTGGATGGATTAGAGATAGAACTAGCTCCTGAGTCTTAA
- a CDS encoding M12 family metallopeptidase, producing the protein MKSKTFWLKSRISTLVLVGVLLIFTNCEKENEFFKEETSEEVVETQEKDITEKAFPEKTGEITEITYQGQQLAVEKIDGLYVFEGDILITPEELRNANKSTGRTKNLWPNCIVYYSIESSLPNKQRVYDAIAHWKSKTNLQFIKRTNQVAYVNFRKGSGCSSSVGRTGGKQNINLANGCSTGNTIHEVGHAIGLWHEQSRKDRNTYINVNFANIKAGKEHNFKTYVQRGKDGDEYSPTLDFGSIMMYGPYAFSKNGKPTITKKNGSTYSVQRNALSTWDKIGVSRMYKKVCGTVPNMSGYYKANDGGHYYIRHIGTNVYWFGEHPSGKWANIFKGKLNGNKITGYFYDVPKGKIKGSGQLKLTVNYNSTKITKTSGSNFGGSIWTKTTRPSNLPGTRPAGFGVRNNINNLTARWYANDGGYYYVRQVGSRVVWFGERHFTSGRPAWANVGYGTKIGNNIYLSWADVPKGNAKGSGTLQLKMNGANKMTRVKVTGGFGGSSWIR; encoded by the coding sequence ATGAAATCAAAAACATTTTGGTTGAAATCAAGGATTTCAACCTTAGTATTAGTAGGGGTATTATTAATATTTACTAATTGTGAAAAAGAGAATGAGTTTTTTAAAGAAGAAACTTCTGAAGAAGTAGTAGAAACTCAAGAAAAAGATATTACAGAAAAAGCATTCCCAGAAAAGACAGGAGAAATTACAGAAATAACATATCAGGGGCAGCAGTTAGCTGTAGAAAAAATAGATGGTTTGTATGTGTTTGAAGGAGATATACTTATTACACCAGAAGAACTTCGAAATGCAAACAAAAGTACAGGAAGAACAAAAAACCTTTGGCCAAATTGTATTGTGTACTATAGTATAGAAAGTAGTTTGCCAAATAAACAGAGGGTGTACGATGCTATTGCGCATTGGAAAAGTAAAACCAATCTTCAATTTATAAAAAGAACCAATCAGGTTGCATATGTTAATTTCCGTAAAGGAAGCGGATGTTCTTCTAGTGTTGGACGCACAGGAGGAAAACAAAATATAAACCTGGCAAATGGATGTTCTACAGGAAATACTATACATGAGGTAGGTCATGCTATAGGGTTGTGGCATGAGCAAAGCAGAAAAGATAGAAATACATATATAAATGTGAATTTTGCTAATATTAAGGCAGGAAAAGAACATAATTTTAAAACATATGTGCAAAGAGGGAAAGATGGAGACGAATATTCGCCAACCTTAGATTTTGGGAGTATTATGATGTATGGACCTTATGCTTTTTCGAAAAACGGAAAACCTACTATTACCAAAAAGAATGGTAGTACCTATAGTGTACAACGTAATGCACTATCTACATGGGATAAAATAGGAGTTTCCCGAATGTATAAAAAAGTATGCGGTACAGTGCCGAATATGAGTGGATATTACAAAGCAAATGATGGCGGACATTATTATATTAGACATATAGGAACTAATGTATATTGGTTTGGAGAGCATCCTTCGGGAAAATGGGCTAATATATTTAAAGGGAAATTAAATGGGAATAAAATTACAGGATACTTTTATGACGTACCTAAAGGCAAAATAAAAGGATCTGGACAATTAAAACTTACTGTGAACTATAACAGTACTAAAATAACTAAAACATCAGGAAGTAATTTTGGAGGGTCAATTTGGACAAAAACAACAAGGCCTTCCAATCTTCCTGGAACTAGGCCTGCCGGATTTGGAGTACGAAATAATATCAATAATCTAACCGCAAGATGGTATGCCAATGATGGCGGGTATTACTATGTAAGACAAGTAGGAAGCCGTGTAGTGTGGTTTGGAGAACGCCATTTTACATCAGGACGACCGGCTTGGGCTAATGTAGGATATGGTACCAAAATAGGAAATAACATATATCTGAGTTGGGCAGATGTTCCTAAAGGAAATGCTAAAGGAAGTGGAACTCTGCAATTGAAAATGAACGGAGCCAATAAAATGACCAGAGTAAAAGTTACTGGAGGATTTGGAGGATCAAGTTGGATTAGGTAA
- a CDS encoding homocysteine S-methyltransferase family protein has protein sequence MKEIYKILEERILVLDGAMGTMLQRHKFTEEDFRGERFKDWPVPVQGNNDLLSITQPEAIKEVHRLYFEAGADIVETNTFSGTTIAMADYEMEDLVYELNYQSAKIAKEVADELTEKEPHKPRFVAGSIGPTNRTASMSPDVNDPGYRAVTFDELRIAYKQQVEALLDGGVDILLVETVFDTLNAKAALFAIEEVKDERGIDVPIMISGTITDASGRTLSGQTAEAFLISVSHIPMLSVGFNCALGANQLTPYLEVLAQKASFGVSAHPNAGLPNAFGEYDETPEQMAEQIKEYMDKNLVNIVGGCCGTTPEHIKAIADLAKDYKPRVVGVEV, from the coding sequence ATGAAAGAGATATACAAAATACTAGAAGAAAGAATTCTTGTGCTTGATGGGGCCATGGGGACCATGTTACAAAGACATAAGTTTACAGAAGAAGATTTTAGAGGAGAACGATTCAAGGATTGGCCTGTTCCTGTGCAAGGTAATAATGATTTATTGAGTATTACTCAACCCGAAGCAATAAAAGAAGTACATCGACTTTATTTTGAAGCGGGAGCAGATATTGTAGAAACCAACACCTTTTCTGGAACAACCATAGCTATGGCAGATTATGAAATGGAAGATTTGGTCTATGAATTAAATTATCAGTCAGCAAAAATTGCTAAAGAAGTAGCAGATGAGTTAACCGAAAAAGAACCTCATAAACCTCGCTTTGTGGCAGGGTCGATTGGTCCAACAAATAGAACGGCTAGTATGTCTCCAGATGTAAACGATCCTGGATATAGGGCGGTAACTTTTGATGAATTAAGAATCGCTTATAAGCAGCAAGTTGAAGCACTATTAGATGGAGGTGTGGATATCTTATTAGTAGAAACTGTTTTCGATACTTTAAATGCCAAAGCAGCACTTTTTGCAATTGAAGAAGTAAAAGACGAAAGAGGGATTGATGTCCCAATTATGATAAGTGGTACAATAACAGATGCAAGTGGTAGAACATTATCAGGTCAAACTGCAGAAGCATTTTTAATATCGGTATCTCATATCCCAATGTTGTCAGTTGGATTTAATTGTGCATTGGGAGCAAATCAACTGACTCCCTATTTAGAAGTTTTAGCTCAGAAAGCAAGTTTTGGAGTGTCTGCCCACCCTAATGCGGGATTGCCAAATGCATTTGGAGAGTATGATGAAACACCAGAGCAAATGGCAGAACAGATTAAAGAATACATGGACAAAAATCTAGTGAATATTGTAGGTGGTTGTTGTGGTACTACTCCAGAACATATTAAAGCAATAGCAGATTTAGCAAAGGATTATAAACCAAGAGTAGTAGGAGTAGAAGTATAG
- the metH gene encoding methionine synthase, which produces MSTKEKRKYLKLSGLEPMIVSAETNFINVGERTNVAGSRKFLRLVKEEKFDEALDIARHQVEGGAQVIDINMDDGLIDGKDAMVRFLNLIMAEPDIARVPIMIDSSKWEIIEAGLQVVQGKCVVNSISLKEGEEEFISHAKAIKRYGAAVIIMAFDEVGQADNYERRIEISKRSYDLLVHKLKFPPEDIIFDLNIFPVATGMEEHRKNAIDFIEATRWVRENLPHSSVSGGVSNVSFSFRGNNTVREAMHSVFLYHAIKAGMNMGIVNPAMLEVYDDIPKDLLEHVEDVILDRRDDATERLLDFAETVKGTSKERVVDLSWREEPLQDRITRALVKGIDQYIVEDVEEARQVADKPIEVIEGNLMTGMNVVGDLFGSGKMFLPQVVKSARVMKKAVAYLLPFIEEEKKKNALSGGVVKENDSNGRILMATVKGDVHDIGKNIVSVVLGCNNYEIVDLGVMVPPDKIIQTAIDEQVDIIGLSGLITPSLDEMVHLAKEMERKNFNIPLLIGGATTSKAHTAVKIDPQYKNAVVHVNDASRAVTVVGDLLNKRSNQKYVGDLKEDYEKFRDGFLKRTKQKEYLSIEEARKNKYVVDWQTSEIVKPKQLGVQVIEDFDLRKLEPYIDWSPFFRSWDLHGKYPAILTDTVVGEQATSLFKDAQELLQRVFDEKLLGAKAIYGLFEANTINDDDIEVSSEQGTFKFRTLRQQLKKHAGKPNFALSDFVAPKESEIQDYMGCFCVTTGFGTKELAETFEADHDDYNSIMIKALADRLAEAFAEYLHKKVRKEDWGYANNESLTNEELIKEAYKGIRPAPGYPACPDHLEKITIWELLQVKEQIGVELTESLAMWPAASVSGYYFANPEARYFGLGKMQEDQVKDFAKRKDVDLEYAKKWLSPNIVD; this is translated from the coding sequence ATGAGTACTAAGGAAAAAAGAAAATACCTTAAGCTCTCTGGTTTGGAGCCGATGATCGTTTCTGCTGAAACGAATTTCATTAATGTTGGAGAGCGAACTAATGTAGCAGGGTCACGTAAGTTTTTGCGTCTGGTCAAAGAAGAAAAATTTGATGAAGCTTTAGATATAGCAAGACACCAGGTAGAAGGAGGAGCACAGGTCATTGATATCAACATGGATGATGGCTTGATTGATGGTAAGGATGCAATGGTAAGATTTCTTAATCTTATCATGGCAGAACCCGATATTGCCCGAGTACCCATTATGATAGATAGCTCTAAATGGGAAATCATCGAAGCTGGATTGCAAGTAGTACAAGGGAAATGTGTAGTAAATTCTATAAGTCTTAAAGAAGGAGAAGAAGAATTTATATCACATGCAAAAGCTATAAAAAGATATGGTGCAGCTGTAATTATAATGGCATTTGATGAGGTTGGGCAAGCAGATAATTATGAACGTCGTATAGAAATCTCAAAACGATCCTATGATCTATTGGTCCATAAATTAAAGTTTCCACCAGAAGATATCATATTTGATTTAAATATATTTCCGGTTGCAACCGGAATGGAAGAACATCGTAAAAATGCCATTGATTTTATTGAAGCTACGCGATGGGTGAGAGAAAATTTACCACATAGTAGTGTAAGCGGAGGTGTAAGTAATGTTTCGTTTTCTTTTAGAGGAAATAATACAGTTCGCGAAGCTATGCATTCTGTTTTTCTGTATCATGCAATTAAGGCAGGAATGAATATGGGAATCGTTAATCCGGCAATGTTAGAGGTGTATGATGATATTCCCAAAGATCTTTTAGAGCATGTAGAAGATGTAATTCTGGATCGACGAGATGATGCTACCGAACGATTATTGGATTTTGCAGAAACGGTTAAAGGAACCAGTAAAGAGAGAGTTGTTGATCTTTCATGGCGAGAAGAACCATTACAGGATAGAATCACAAGAGCCCTTGTGAAGGGGATTGATCAATATATCGTAGAAGATGTAGAAGAAGCAAGGCAAGTAGCAGATAAACCTATAGAAGTTATAGAAGGAAATCTGATGACAGGGATGAATGTTGTTGGTGATCTTTTTGGATCTGGTAAAATGTTCTTACCTCAAGTAGTGAAATCTGCCAGGGTAATGAAAAAAGCAGTAGCATACCTACTCCCATTTATTGAAGAAGAAAAGAAAAAGAATGCACTCTCGGGAGGAGTAGTAAAAGAAAATGATTCTAATGGCCGTATTTTGATGGCAACGGTAAAAGGCGATGTACATGATATAGGTAAGAATATTGTTTCGGTAGTATTAGGGTGCAATAACTATGAGATTGTAGATCTTGGAGTGATGGTTCCTCCTGATAAAATTATTCAGACAGCAATCGATGAACAAGTAGATATCATTGGATTAAGTGGATTAATAACTCCATCACTAGATGAAATGGTTCATCTGGCTAAAGAAATGGAACGTAAGAATTTCAATATTCCATTATTGATTGGTGGAGCAACAACATCAAAAGCTCATACAGCAGTTAAGATTGATCCACAATATAAAAATGCCGTAGTGCATGTTAATGACGCATCAAGAGCAGTAACAGTTGTGGGTGATTTGTTGAATAAAAGAAGCAACCAAAAATATGTAGGTGATCTTAAAGAAGATTATGAAAAATTTAGAGATGGGTTTCTAAAGAGAACAAAACAAAAAGAATACCTGAGTATTGAAGAGGCCAGAAAAAATAAATATGTAGTTGATTGGCAAACCTCTGAAATTGTAAAACCAAAACAATTAGGGGTTCAGGTTATAGAAGATTTTGATTTACGAAAACTAGAACCTTATATCGATTGGTCACCATTTTTTAGATCCTGGGACTTACATGGTAAATACCCTGCTATTTTAACTGATACTGTTGTTGGCGAACAGGCCACATCTTTATTTAAAGATGCACAAGAATTATTACAAAGAGTGTTTGATGAAAAATTGTTAGGAGCAAAAGCTATTTATGGATTGTTCGAAGCCAATACAATAAATGATGATGATATTGAAGTGTCTTCAGAACAGGGAACTTTTAAATTCAGAACACTACGTCAACAATTAAAAAAACATGCCGGTAAGCCTAATTTTGCTTTGTCTGATTTTGTTGCCCCAAAAGAAAGCGAAATTCAAGATTATATGGGATGTTTTTGTGTAACAACAGGTTTTGGAACCAAGGAACTTGCAGAAACTTTTGAAGCTGATCACGATGATTATAATTCTATTATGATTAAAGCATTGGCAGATCGTTTAGCCGAAGCTTTTGCAGAATATTTACATAAAAAAGTGCGTAAAGAAGATTGGGGGTATGCTAATAATGAATCATTAACCAATGAAGAATTAATAAAAGAAGCGTATAAAGGTATTCGACCCGCACCTGGATATCCTGCTTGCCCGGATCATCTCGAAAAGATAACGATTTGGGAATTACTTCAGGTAAAAGAACAAATCGGAGTAGAATTAACAGAAAGCTTGGCTATGTGGCCTGCAGCATCTGTATCGGGATATTATTTTGCTAATCCCGAAGCTCGATATTTTGGATTAGGAAAAATGCAAGAAGATCAGGTAAAAGATTTTGCAAAGCGTAAAGATGTAGATCTTGAATATGCAAAGAAATGGTTGAGCCCTAATATCGTTGATTAA
- a CDS encoding DinB family protein → MNIKDSIKKYDEVFEGEPWFGISMLKSLEHIPILFWDKKPNKVSHSISELVYHLIDWRGFVIEKLKGNKAFDIELNSEKDWRKDVSIQNEKEKKKILEELIETQNIICELLLAKPNSWLNEQVAGRQYRNEYMISGVIQHDIYHLGQINMVYSQLK, encoded by the coding sequence ATGAATATAAAAGATAGCATTAAAAAATATGATGAGGTTTTTGAAGGAGAACCATGGTTTGGTATTTCTATGTTGAAATCATTAGAACATATTCCTATACTTTTTTGGGATAAAAAACCGAATAAAGTATCACACTCCATATCAGAATTAGTGTATCACCTTATAGATTGGAGAGGGTTCGTTATCGAAAAGCTGAAAGGAAATAAAGCTTTTGATATTGAATTAAATTCTGAAAAGGATTGGAGGAAAGATGTTTCAATACAAAATGAAAAAGAAAAGAAAAAAATTCTTGAAGAATTAATTGAAACTCAAAATATAATATGTGAACTACTATTAGCAAAGCCAAATTCATGGCTGAATGAACAAGTAGCTGGGCGTCAATATAGAAATGAGTACATGATAAGTGGAGTAATACAACATGATATATATCACTTAGGGCAAATCAATATGGTATACAGTCAATTGAAATAA
- the metF gene encoding methylenetetrahydrofolate reductase [NAD(P)H], translated as MKVTDHIRKAKDKTLFSFELIPPQKGRSIQELYNNIDPLMEFNPPFIDVTTSREEFIYIDREGLLDKKLTRMRPGTVGICASITHKYNVDTIPHVLCGGFTKEETEYLLVDCHYLGIENVMALRGDAMKEEKYFTPTKGGHNYANELVEQILNMNKGQFLHEVIETDNKSDFCIGVAGYPEKHMEAPSVDSDIRRLKDKVDAGADYVVTQMFFDNKRYFDFVKRAREAGINVPIIPGIKPVAVKRHLQLLPQVFKLDMPDELVRAVEKCKTNKEVREVGVEFAIQQSKELMEYGVPVLHYYSMGKSDNIRKIAEGVF; from the coding sequence ATGAAAGTAACAGACCACATAAGAAAAGCAAAAGACAAAACATTATTTTCTTTTGAACTAATACCACCACAAAAAGGAAGAAGTATACAAGAGTTATATAATAATATTGATCCATTAATGGAATTTAATCCTCCTTTCATTGATGTAACCACTTCACGAGAAGAATTTATTTATATTGATAGAGAAGGGTTGTTGGATAAAAAACTAACCCGCATGCGTCCGGGTACCGTAGGTATTTGTGCTTCTATTACACATAAATACAATGTGGATACAATCCCTCATGTATTGTGTGGTGGGTTTACTAAAGAGGAAACAGAATATTTATTGGTAGATTGTCATTATTTAGGTATTGAAAATGTAATGGCTTTACGTGGTGACGCGATGAAGGAGGAAAAATATTTTACACCTACCAAAGGAGGGCATAATTATGCTAATGAGTTGGTAGAACAAATATTGAACATGAATAAAGGGCAGTTTCTTCATGAAGTAATTGAAACAGATAATAAATCTGATTTTTGCATAGGAGTTGCTGGTTATCCAGAAAAACATATGGAAGCCCCTTCTGTAGATTCTGATATCAGAAGGTTAAAAGATAAGGTAGATGCAGGAGCAGATTATGTAGTAACCCAAATGTTTTTTGATAATAAAAGATATTTTGATTTTGTAAAAAGAGCTAGAGAAGCAGGAATTAATGTGCCTATAATTCCTGGAATTAAACCCGTAGCAGTAAAAAGACATTTACAATTATTACCTCAAGTCTTTAAACTGGATATGCCAGATGAATTAGTGAGAGCAGTAGAAAAATGTAAAACCAATAAAGAAGTTAGAGAGGTAGGAGTAGAGTTTGCAATACAACAATCTAAAGAACTGATGGAGTATGGAGTTCCTGTATTGCATTATTATTCAATGGGTAAATCGGATAATATCAGAAAGATTGCTGAAGGAGTGTTTTAG